Proteins from a genomic interval of Sphingopyxis sp. QXT-31:
- a CDS encoding 2-keto-4-pentenoate hydratase has product MPGAPDPVAALHAARLSGRALPAFPAPVPATLADAYDIQRRLTAALGVPVLGWKVGRIPPALVETLGAERIAGPVLRIAELGGAAGEAMVFDGGAGAIEAEVMLRLRAVPDADVSGSDDGARWIDDIRAGFEVASSPAPDVHAHAPFGIVADIGINNGLLLGPQLDLADFATLAVETRVEGQPVGTGRAIDVLDGPWGSLNFLLGLHRRGIIELAPGQWISAGAITGVHPIIIGQRAEASFGAAATIACTAVAETGFRS; this is encoded by the coding sequence ATGCCCGGCGCGCCCGATCCGGTTGCGGCGCTGCACGCTGCGCGGCTTTCGGGCCGGGCGCTCCCCGCCTTTCCGGCGCCGGTTCCGGCGACCCTCGCCGACGCCTATGATATCCAGCGGCGCCTGACTGCGGCGCTAGGTGTGCCGGTGCTCGGGTGGAAGGTCGGGCGCATCCCGCCCGCGCTCGTCGAGACGCTCGGCGCCGAGCGCATTGCGGGCCCGGTGCTGCGTATCGCTGAACTGGGCGGCGCAGCGGGTGAGGCGATGGTCTTCGACGGCGGCGCGGGGGCGATCGAGGCCGAGGTGATGCTTCGCCTGCGTGCCGTCCCCGACGCGGACGTGAGCGGCAGCGACGACGGCGCGCGGTGGATCGACGACATCCGTGCGGGTTTCGAGGTCGCCAGCTCACCCGCGCCCGATGTCCACGCCCATGCGCCGTTCGGTATCGTCGCCGACATCGGGATCAACAACGGTCTGCTGCTCGGCCCACAGCTTGACCTCGCCGATTTCGCGACGCTGGCCGTCGAAACGCGGGTCGAGGGCCAGCCGGTCGGCACCGGCCGCGCGATCGACGTGCTCGACGGGCCGTGGGGATCGCTGAACTTCCTCCTCGGCCTCCACCGCCGCGGCATCATCGAACTCGCGCCCGGCCAGTGGATCTCGGCCGGCGCGATCACCGGCGTGCATCCCATCATTATCGGCCAGCGCGCCGAGGCAAGTTTCGGCGCCGCCGCGACCATCGCCTGCACCGCAGTAGCGGAGACCGGCTTCCGGTCATGA